A stretch of the Meiothermus cerbereus DSM 11376 genome encodes the following:
- the fmt gene encoding methionyl-tRNA formyltransferase: MTETEPKSPQPPRRRVAFFGSPAWAVPVLQALHQKHEVVLVVTQPDKPAGRGLHLTPCPVAQWAASQGLRVEKPAKLRKNPLFMELLRELKLDVAVTAAYGKILPAELLEIPRFGFLNLHPSDLPKYRGPAPVQWTLIQGELETAVCIMQTDAGMDTGPVVARWRTTIEPDETALELSNRLRDKGIELLLQALADLERLQPIPQPAQGTHAPMLQKDDGKVVWERTAVAIYNRHRGVQPWPGSWFVHQGKRVKVLRMRLAEPATRPLHPPGTVVCIADDLLVATAEGQVSLLELQPEGKKPMPAADWARGARLREGDRLG; the protein is encoded by the coding sequence ATGACCGAGACAGAGCCTAAAAGCCCTCAACCCCCGCGTCGCAGGGTGGCCTTTTTTGGCTCTCCGGCCTGGGCGGTGCCGGTTTTGCAGGCCCTGCACCAGAAGCACGAGGTGGTGCTGGTGGTTACCCAGCCCGATAAGCCCGCCGGACGGGGTTTGCACCTGACCCCCTGCCCGGTGGCGCAGTGGGCAGCGTCCCAGGGCCTGCGGGTGGAAAAGCCCGCCAAACTGCGAAAGAACCCCTTGTTTATGGAGCTTTTGCGGGAACTGAAGCTGGACGTGGCGGTTACGGCGGCCTACGGCAAAATTCTGCCTGCCGAACTGCTGGAAATCCCCCGGTTTGGCTTTCTTAACCTGCACCCTTCCGACCTGCCTAAGTACCGCGGCCCCGCGCCGGTGCAGTGGACGCTTATCCAGGGCGAGCTCGAGACCGCCGTCTGCATCATGCAGACCGACGCAGGCATGGACACCGGCCCGGTGGTGGCGAGGTGGCGCACCACCATCGAGCCCGACGAGACCGCGCTGGAGCTTTCCAACCGCCTGCGCGATAAAGGTATCGAGCTACTTTTGCAGGCCCTGGCCGACCTCGAGCGCCTCCAGCCCATCCCCCAGCCTGCCCAGGGGACGCACGCCCCCATGCTGCAAAAAGACGATGGCAAGGTGGTTTGGGAGCGTACCGCGGTGGCTATCTATAACCGCCACCGAGGGGTACAGCCCTGGCCGGGAAGCTGGTTCGTTCATCAGGGCAAGCGGGTGAAGGTCTTGCGTATGCGCTTGGCGGAGCCTGCCACCCGCCCTTTGCATCCCCCGGGAACGGTGGTGTGTATCGCCGACGATCTGCTGGTCGCTACCGCAGAGGGGCAGGTGAGCCTCCTGGAGCTTCAGCCCGAGGGCAAAAAACCCATGCCTGCCGCCGACTGGGCCCGGGGTGCGCGCCTGCGGGAGGGCGATCGTCTGGGCTGA
- the def gene encoding peptide deformylase, which yields MPEILPIRLYGDPVLKKKAQPVQDFSGIPALAENMLETMFEARGVGLAAPQVGLSQRLFVAAEYLEDDQEEGSEADLKTRVKELYVMVNPVITYRAGRQSILEGCLSLPGLYAEGAQRDLQVRVEYQDEKGQKKALEAEGYLAVVLQHEIDHLDGILFFQRMPFADRQKFLEEHREDLAEFQRQAKAFLREEALRQSGKHK from the coding sequence ATGCCCGAGATTCTTCCCATCCGCCTGTATGGCGACCCCGTCCTGAAGAAAAAAGCCCAGCCGGTGCAGGACTTTAGCGGCATCCCAGCCCTGGCCGAGAACATGCTCGAGACCATGTTCGAAGCCCGCGGGGTAGGGCTGGCCGCCCCGCAGGTGGGCCTCAGCCAGCGGCTGTTTGTGGCTGCGGAGTACCTGGAAGACGACCAAGAAGAAGGCTCCGAGGCCGACCTCAAGACCCGCGTCAAAGAGCTTTACGTGATGGTGAACCCCGTCATTACCTACCGTGCAGGAAGACAGTCCATCCTCGAGGGCTGCCTCTCGCTGCCGGGCCTGTACGCCGAAGGGGCCCAGCGCGACCTGCAGGTGCGGGTCGAGTACCAGGACGAGAAAGGCCAAAAAAAGGCGCTCGAGGCCGAGGGTTATCTGGCGGTGGTCTTGCAGCACGAGATCGATCACCTCGATGGCATCCTCTTCTTCCAGCGCATGCCCTTTGCCGACCGGCAAAAATTCCTTGAAGAGCACCGGGAAGACCTGGCCGAGTTTCAGCGCCAGGCCAAGGCCTTTTTGCGCGAAGAAGCCCTGCGCCAGTCAGGGAAGCACAAATAG